The Gavia stellata isolate bGavSte3 chromosome 1, bGavSte3.hap2, whole genome shotgun sequence DNA segment TAGTCCTTGTTGTCCTTTCTGAGAAACAAATACCTTCTTAAGCATACAGACAGTACCCATATTTTTGGTCTTCTGAAAGCCAGTGACTAAGGGTGCAACACTTCAGTGTCATCTCTGTGGCATTCCCTAaatccaccccccccccccccccaacattGGTTTAATTGTTCACAAGTGATAAACTCAAAGTGTTGATCATGTTTCTGGTAATATGATCCAAGGTTTCAATTTTATAATGTTTTTGATTTCTTCTAGGTTCACATAGGAGAAAGTACAGTATACAGAGATCAAGGCAAGGCACCTTCAATCTAGCAATTGGTGGGCATATTATCCTAGGAAGCTGGGTGGAGGTATGTACTGGGATATCAGTGAGATACATAGGACTGGACTTTGCATgcttagctaaaaaaaaaaaaaaagttttgtaatATGTccagttttaaaacttttttttaaaacactggaaataTTAAACTATAATTTGTAACTACCCTTTGCATTGGTGCTGCAAAAAAGAACACAACAACATCCTTGCCCATGCTTTGCTAAGTAGGTGTGGGATTCAGCCAAAAATAACAATGGCATTAAGTTCAGTTCcttaaaaacaggaaaggattaTATTTGAAATGGATGTAGGCAGCGCAATTCTGGTtagtcttatttattttttttttattggtggTGGTTGTTTTGCAAACAATGAAGATTTAGTAGATGAAAAATGAGCCTTAATTCAGGCCTACAAGGCCTACAAAATTCTTTGGACCCACTTTCCCAAAAACGAGTGGGTCTTGCTCGCTGGGCAAGGCAAATGTTACCATTACCAGTAAGCCTGTGATATgtataaaacacacacacaaaaagaaactaTAGGGGGATGCCAAACACTAGTTTCAGAAAACTTCCTGTTGGTGTGTTTGACACTCTTCCCTCCACTATAATGCCAACCTCAGAAGCACAGTATCTGTTACTAAAGAGTATTCACATTTAATCAATACTGTAAGCCAGAGACAACAATCCTATTCTTTATAGATATAATTTGTACTAATAGATTTTTGAAGGCTTCCTGATTCCCTGATTGCTTTCAGAACTAAGCCATCGGCAACACTTAAGTTATAAACACAATCCCTGCAAAAGGTCACAGACAGTGGAGCGAGCAGCCTtataaaaaagggaagaagagaaatccATAATAGCACAGGTTTACAGCTTCTAACTAGAAATTACTTGATTATTTGTGTGCTACAAAATAGAACTTAAACACATGGATTTTGCTGAAACTGGACTCAAAAAGGGATTATGGGCAATTGTCAGCAGGCAAGGTATCAAGTGTACTTGTGAAGTATGTCATTCACATGAAGTGTCACAGTCAcagaaaagatattaaaaaggcATTCCAATATCTGGTAGGGCATTCCATGGTCTGAGTTTAGCTGGTTCATCCAGGTGTCTTCTTGTTGTGGGTGGAGCTACATGTTGGGATTTATCCACTTGCAACAACTCAGTTCAGAAACAGCAATAGGCAAGTCTGTGACTTGCTGCAAGCTGATCCACAGACACTGCAGAGGAGAAGTCTGGCAAGGATAAATCGCTCAACTGTACTCGGGACTGAGTAAGTCACAACACCCGTGAGGATCTGGCTATGTCGTCTTACTCTTGTTAACTGGTTTGCCGCCATTCATTATTGCAGATGCACTTGTGCTTTTACTTGGAGTTACCCCAGCCTTTGGCACTGTTTCTCCGATATCATGCAAAGACGGTTCTCGATACATGGCAactgaggggagaaaagagaaaaggagagacaTTTTTAAGAATGTATCTCATTTAAAAGCTCATCTCAAATGGGATTAATTTTCTACAAGAACTGATGTTATAATATAATCCATGTTCCTCTTGCATCCGAGGGAAACTATTTACTTGGGCAGACACTTGTTTTGCATGACTGATAGCTTTGCTTGACCCTCCAAATTTCTCACTTCTTCCGTATCTGACTTAAAAACACAGTAGGAAactgtttgcttgcttgtttaaTGGAAACATTAGAAGCTTTGGAAATCAAAAAGTACTGTTCTGTCTTTGCATGAGGCAGACAtacaaaaacatacatatatatacacatatgtgtatatatatacacaccttaaataaatattctgcAAGTTTTTAGAAGTAAAATATGATAAGACAGATGGTGTTTAACAAATGGGATCATACGATACAGTTGCCTAGACTTAAGTGTTCTTTTTTAGTCCTGTGTTGCAAGACTAGACTTGGATCCAGTTCTACAAAGTTATTTGTACATCTGTCTCCCAAACATGAGGAACTTGGCCATGATCTCCTCAGGTGTGTACTGAAGAAATGTCCAGTACAGTGCTGCGGCGAGTACACaagaggtttgggtttttttcttcctcctttccaaaAATGTATGCAGTAGCCACTGATCTCCACTGAATGTAGAAGTGCAGAACACTCCAAATTAAACTATTAACTGAATTCTTAGAGGAAATGAAAGTTTGCCCCTGGGCTTCAGTCCCTATCATCTAACCACTTTACGTCCTTTGAGGAAAATACATGTGTTCAATTACACAGTTCCAGCATTAAGCTGCCTTAATGATTAATGCTCTTGGATAATTCGATTTCATTTTCCATGCCACTGAATCAGGTAATATTTCCACTTATACCTAACTTCAGTAGCATTTATTTATATCCGAGCAACATTAAAAGAGATGTCAAAGCAGTCAAAGGAATTAATCATCACACTATGATTTCAGGACTGGCTGTGTGCTGCCATGGAGAGTACAATCCCTTCATCCCTTGTCTAATTAGAGTAGGAGGCAGGAGCATCAAAGTACTGACCAACTTCACAATAAATATGAAGGGCCCCATAGCATCATTAACTAATCAAATACTTGTTCTAACATTTCCAATGACATAATCTAAATCCTTTTATGGCTTCTGAAAGTCTGAAATTAAACGTCTTCTCTAGAGCACACAAGGCTGGTTATGATCTATGTCTTCAGAGTGCCCCTGTAACTGTGTTTAGGACACTTTGCTGATTAATTAAAAGAGCTTGATGAAATAACACCATGACCTACAAAAATATTAAGTCGAATAACATGAGATGGAACTATAAAGTAAGGAATTATATAGCAGAGCTGTCACATTTGATGACTCTCATGGGCAATGTTAACAAGTTATTTCCAAGCCTTGTCTAAGCTATTTTGATAGAGTCTGACCATCcaaacattaacaaaaaaagtcaCCTCTTTCCTAATCCATATGAATTGATGTcgcttttaaaaatgcattggcTTTCCCTCCCTACAATTCTTATAATTTAATATAAAGGATAGACATATAAAGTGTCAATATTGTTGAGAGCTCATGAAAATACTATAAGCTTTTGCAAGACGAGGAAAGTGTGAAGGCATCAACCTGAGTTCAAATATGAAGTTAAAACACAGGATTATTCAGATTCTTTCCTTATGATGAAACTCTAAAACATTTAACaaactgatctttttttaaaaaaaattatgctaaaatgttaaaagaaatggGACTGCTAACTAAAGCAGTACTCAGATGTGTGTTTTCAGATGTTAAGCAATGAGATAATTTTCAGAATGGCTGAGGCTATGTGTAGCAATAATATCAATGAAATCTGGAGTGCCATCAGGACaagaagcaaaaagcagcataGGTTTATAAAGGCCAGCAGAATATATAGGATAATCCAAAAGTTCCAAAATACACCATTTTAGTGTGTAAAGTTAGtatgacttttttttgcttctatCTTGGTTTAAAGGCCAACTTATACAAGTTATGTGCATTACATCAACTGGCTAAGTAATAcagtataatttattttatagagAGACCTTTGTGTTTTGTATTAGAAAGCTTTTACTTTGAAATGCTGACATTTCATCCATTCCCTTTATAACTCCCAATTATCCTACAATATCCATTATTTCATTCTGCTTAATGAAAGGACTATTTTCTCACTGCAAGACTCACAACAGCTTTCGTCCCTACtgagagaatattttaaaaacagcacaATGCACTTCCacaaaagatttctttccttgcaaaatGACCTCTTAATccctggaaaaaatgtttttacatatGCCCTTTCTAGCATCTCTATGCCAAAGCACAAAACTGCTCCATGAATCCTGGGGACTGTCATTTGGAATGGCCCCTGTGTGGGGCATACACATTCACAAAGGGTATTTTAGAAACCATTCCCTCTTCTTCTTGTGAGATTTATAGAGGATCTGCCAGCGATGAACTGAACCTCACCTTCCAATGGCTTGGGTAGAAAATGAGCTGCTGGTTTTGTCTTCTTCACTCTGTTTCCTTTCATGACCTGCCCTTCTTTGTTCAGCCCCAAGAACCAGGCCCTCCCGGACTCCTGTTGTCTGTAGAGCATGGATGAGTAGATTacataataattttcaaaaacagaCTCCTTGAATTTGCACTCCGGTGTAAATAGTTCCTGTGAGAGAAAAAGTGAATGTTAAATGATATCGCTGAAGtgcagcttctgttttgttaaCTTACAAATATCTCTTGATAAGTTTAACATACGACTTATTTATAAGGTTCTGCTTTGAGACCAAGAGATCCTTCTCCCTCTAGATGACCTCCTGGTGAAGTTATTTCACCTCCCATGGATGTCTCTGTTTTCCCATCTGTGTAACAGGGataatgtattttcaaagcagagaggaagcgaCACAGGCATAAAACcactatttaaaatacaggcaTAATTATTATTGCGCTTATTTTTCTGATAGGATATCATTGTAAAGATTAAGAAAGTCTATGCTAAAATGGCATTAATGAGAAAACAGTTGTTCTGTTTTAACATGCTAAATGCAACCAGCTCCCTCTATGGTTTATAACAACTAATACTGGATGCTTAAAAAATGCTGCTACCaacatattaaaatacatataatttcCTAGAGTCCGCATGGCCTGAAACACCACAGGAAACCCTATTTTGATGTACAAATTtctgtacaaagaaaaataattcctacTGACATCCTCAGCATTCATCCCAAAACTGGAATGCTTTTCAGAAGTCACATTCCATAACAGAGCAGTTGTCCTAAACTCTTTACTAAGGTTAAACTAAGCACAAACTTCTGTAGCCCAGTAGCCAAATAAcgatttaaatatatatatcttttaATAACAGAagtaacagcaacaaaataaacagtgtGAACATATATTGAGACAGTTTCCCAAAATCCTTCGAAAAAACCCAGCAAGttaataagcaaataaaattacatttaaaatatcacGAGAAAATAGGATTCTGTGTGAATGtgattttctgtctttggaCCCATCTGCTGAAACCTGTGGAAGACATAAGACATAAAAGGAGGAGGTAGATGTGGGAAAGTGGAAGGTAGCTTGCTAAGCCTTCAGAGCACAAAGTCGTCGGCCgtgaatccttttttttatatttatttcagttatcTTTCCCAAGAAGTAAAAATCTGGAAATGTCATATATTTTCACTTCTCCATTcacagtttgtttcttttttcccatttctttttgctCCTGGCCCCACACAGTACTGAGTTAACACTCAGCAGGTAATGTGTTTTCAGGGTCTCTATGCCATCCCCAGCTGCCTATATATTGTAAGAAATTCACAGCTGTTTCTGTCACAGATTTCCTTTCTGGAAATCAAAGTCCTTAACGACACAGTTTCCCATACCATAAAGCACAGATTAAGTACTTTTCTGAATCTGCACTAAATGTCACTTAGTGCACAATCAAGTTCTCCTGATGTTATGGGGTACGCAGTATTTGTATTGCCATGGCTTAAGTTAGCACCTGTAAGCAAAGCTGTCTTGATGGATACCAGGCATACTATTAGCTTTCTCAATTATGGAGCAACTTTTAACctcaaataaaaagaattagTGTATTTTATCCAGCAACAGACTAAAAGGagttgctgcagcagcagggaaataATTTGTGAACCTGCCCTAAAATAGGTTGCTTTGTCTCTGAGAGCAAGTACACTTAGTGTCTATAGGTCACACTCATTTACAGGATGCAAAAAATATTCTCTGATGTGTGCAATGGCCATCTTTTTGCACTACCACTTCTTTTCCACCTATGTGCACAGCTGTATTTATTATATACAcatgcagaaatgcaaatacagtCTGTACTAGAGGCACCGAAAACTAATGACAGGAAATGCCTTAACTGCACCTTCTCCTTTGCCACGgggctttttctctctctgttacAAGCCTTTAAGACATCTGTTTGTGTtactctcctttctcctccactgATTTCAAATCACAGCAGGGCTCAAGGAGactcaaaataaaaccagaaggcAGGGTGGCATGCTAGAGGGAATGCCTGTTAAAGCCTAGCACAACCATTTACATGCAAGTCATGTTCCTCGGCTGTTGAAACAGCAGATGCTAATCAGGAAATGCCTACACAGCTCTCCTTATTACCCACTTCACTGCAAATGCTACCCTCTGTGTTCCCCACTAAGTTTTACTTCCTTATAAAGCTCACGTACCATAAACACTACTTCTTAGCCAATACCCACTTCTTGCtttaaacaaaagctgtttGTCATTCCATGCTCCTCCGTACTAGACATGGTTGGCTGCCCATAAACGCTACTTGTGTGTTTTCCCAAACACTATCCATTAGGATACTGAAACATGATTCCTTCAACTCATATCCCACCTCTGGATCAGACCTGgctctttctcatttctttggCACATACGGTAGTGTTTCTGACAGTGCCCAGCATATGAGGCAGTAGGTATTTACTAAGTCAAAAAAATGGATGATGTTAACACAACTACATGGCTGCTCCTGGATGCAGACTGATAGACTGGACAAAATGTCACCATTACTGTTTCTCAGTTATGAAAAGCACAGTAATAGTCTGCTAATTTTTTTTGGCATACAAGGAAGAGCCAAACCTGAATACTGGATTCTGCCCGAAAGTACTGCAGCTAGCCTACTCCAGATGTCTGGGTAGTAGAACAGCTTTGGATAGCTTTGCATTCACTCAGTATATTAGGATCTGCatgagggtaggaaggctctgcagagggatctggacaggctggatcgatgggcccaggccaattgtatgagttTCAACAAGGCCGAATGCCtagtcctgcacttgggtcacaacaaccccaggcaatgctacaggcttggggatgagtggctggaaagctgcccagaggaaaaggacctgggggtgctgattgacagccggctgaagatgagccagcagtgtgcccaggtggccaagaaggccaacggcatcctggcctgtatcagaaatagtgtggccagcaggagtagggaggtgatcgtgcccctgtacttggcgctggtggggccgcacctcgaatcctgtattcagttttgggcccctcactacaagaaggacattgaggtgctggagggtgtccagagaagggcgacgaagctggtgaggggtctggaacacaagtcttatgaggagcggctgagggaactggggttgttcagtctggagaagaggaggctgaggggagaccttatcgctctctccaattatctgaaagggggttgcagagaggtgggtgttggcctcttctcccaagtgactagcaacaggacaagaggaaatggcctcaagttgcgccaggggaggtttaggctggatattaggacaaacttctttacagagagagtggtcaaacattggaacacgctgcccagggaggtggtggagtcaccatccctggaggtgttcaaggaacatgtggacgtggcattgtgggacatggtttaatgggcatggtggtgttgggttgatggttggacttgatgatcttacaggtcttttccaaccttagtgattctgtgattctgtgatgcaaTTCTGCCTGGGATAAACTCTCAGTCAAAAAGTCACTTAAATGTATGTTACATGAAAGCAGGCTAATAGTTCCACCGATGTGGAGGGTATTCATGAACAAAAATTAGGCACCTGACAATGACTATGCTGAACTGCAGCCACCAGTTCCTCTGAGGAAAGAATTACTCAGAAAGGGACTTCTGAAATGGGCACCTTCCCTGGGGCTCAGGGGGAAACTGAGTATTTCTAAGTTAAGAGTGACGTCTAAAGTCTTGCCTCAGACACCATCTCAGTTGGCTGAAAAGCTGTAAGCACCTATATTTTCTCCAGTAAAGCAGCTGTGACACCCAAAACGCAGTTTCTGCATGTACCTAGGCCAAATCTAGATCTCCATACCTAAGACTCAATCCAGTAATAATTCTCAGGAAATGACTAATGTGCTAATAgcactgacttttaaaaaagtcatcCACAGCCAACCTTATTCAAATCCATTGCTGGAGAGAAACTCAATGGTGAGGGCATTCCCCTAGGCTACTTGCCTACCTGTATTCAACCTGAAGGAATTCAAATCTGTATCTGGCTGACATGAATCATTTAGATCTTCCCTGCAAGAATGACTTTTTGGGTTTTGATCGCAGGACAGTCTTTACATTTTGTATTAGGAAGTGAATGAATAAATTGCAAAACCAGGCATGACTTGCAAACAAGAACTTGTGCTCAGGATTTCTCTTCCAAGGTCAGTGCTCAGATTTAACCTGTAGTCTTATATAAAAGGTGGTTTTCTCCTGTCAAagcaacatttgaaaaataaagtatataCCAGCTGCCAATTTCCAAAACCCCAGGAGTGGGTTTTGGCTGTAAACTGCAATCTGATACAGCTTCCTGGGTCCTAGAGAAGTGAAGGATGTATTAAACCACACCTTGCTGAGAAGAATTCGCACTTGGATATTTTTGCCAGCTTCCCATCAAGCTTTTGCTTGATGTGAGTCCGATTTGGAGATGTTTTAATTCTCCCGGTTGCTGTAGCATTAGTAAGCATCACAACACACAGGTTGTGGGTTCAACCTCCTGGAATCAAAAAGTTCTGTCATTGGGGAGTTCTTAGTTTTGGGGCCCCCACCAGTGCTGCCAAAACTCAGCATTGTAGCATTACATCATAATAGTGGAGCCTTAGCTCATGGAGTCATGTGGTGGAATCTACTTTCatttaagaacaaaacacaaatgaaataaagaaaaaagagacattaTTCACCTCTCAAACTTAGGAGTGCCTGAATGAAGGAGCTCAGGTTACATGTGTTGTCAACATGGCGATACAAGGATTGTTGGAAAGCAATTCAAATGACAACTGAGATGAATTCTCTACCAAATAACGTCTTTCTGTCAATCAGCGGCTGAAGTCTGACATGATTTAcgtttggacttgatgatcttaaaggtctttttcaacctaaatggTCCTGTGgttctaaatgattctatgatgaaGCTAGGCCTCCATGCTGATCAATAATATGGCACATTAGCAAAAGGCTATAGTTCAAAATCAAAGTACAGCAAACTTTATTGTCCCGCAAGTCATTAAGTACATGAAAATATGTGAATGAGTTATCAGTGTAACTTCTGATTGCTGGGCTTTCACAATTTAGTCTGTTCAATTTAGCTAGCTTTAATGAAGTTGCACATATCCATTCATAGCCATGGTCTTTCACTTAAAATAATCTCCACACAACATGGAACTTTGCTATTACagctttcagaaagaagaaataattctgcaaCTATGGACAAGACACCTATGCTGTGAACCACAGAGTTGCAAAGTAAAACCTAGCATGACAACACAGCTAGTCATATAGCTTCTAgatattgtttaaaaattacatgaacACCTGCAATTTTAAACTATACCTCTGTTCACTACATCAATCAATAATGAACTGTCAGGGCTGAACAAAAAGTAACTTTCCACCGCACACCATGAGGGAGAGCATAAGACCACAGCTCTACCATGGTCATCAAAACAGGCAGATCCAAGGACAAGGGCTCCTCCAAATGTTGCCTCtataaatttgctttttattctgaaatatagGAAAGGAGGGTTTCGTTCTAGTTACAGCTCACAGAAGTGATATAGCTAGCAGTCAGCCTCTTGAATTGTAGCCAGCAGCAAATAAGGAGGCAGTGGATTCCCCTGGATATGGGCACAACGAGTCTCGTTCATCACACGAGGCagcaaaagagcagctgagaccGAACTAGCTACAGCTTCTCCATGGTGCCAAGCAGAAAACACAACTGCAAGACAAACTCAAAGAGATTGCCAGGCGAGGAACAGCCAGCCTAATcaagcacagtaaaaaaacctgattACTGATCCTTTTTTAGAACTCAAGACcagttgaaaataatttaacattttttgtaGGAATGATGACAAAGGATTTTTAAGGAGAGACTGAAGAAAGGACACCAGTAGCTCTGTTGAGGCTTATGGGAGACTTCTTCAAAGTGAGAAAAGCAGCATAGAGTCAGCACAAAGATATTTTTGAGGTTAGAGGCTAGCAACGCAGGAATCAAAAGAAGGAAGTGACATTTTAATAATGGATAGAAAGGTTGGAAGTAACTCATGAAGAAGGGCCTTAAAATTGAGGAGAAGCAGTCTGTGTTTAATGAGGACTAGGCACTcgaaagagaagagaaatacagttaaaataatgAAGCTGGGAAATGAACTTTGTGGCAGACTTCTGAATGGAGATTGTGGGGCTGGCACTGTATTTCTCAGTGCAGGAGGGGAGGATGCTGGAGTAATTGAGGTGTGAAATGATGACATCCCAGAAAACAGCTGCAGTACTGTAGAAGGGCAAAAGTCCGTATCATAGACATATTTATGCAGCAAGACCTGTAAGAGCTGGAGGCTTCACCTGTACATGAGAACTGGAAAACACCTAAACTGATATCTCTCTGACTTGCTGCACATTGAATTAGATGAGTTAGACTATCTTCTTATAGTAACCCTATTTGACAAATGCTGgtgtaaaagaata contains these protein-coding regions:
- the FGF14 gene encoding fibroblast growth factor 14 isoform X5, yielding MCINMHKVAGRTRLKANQSSPGILHALFNLIPVGLRVVAIQGVKTGLYIALNGEGFLYTSELFTPECKFKESVFENYYVIYSSMLYRQQESGRAWFLGLNKEGQVMKGNRVKKTKPAAHFLPKPLEVAMYREPSLHDIGETVPKAGVTPSKSTSASAIMNGGKPVNKSKTT
- the FGF14 gene encoding fibroblast growth factor 14 isoform X6 — its product is MHPDGSLDGTKDDSSNSTLFNLIPVGLRVVAIQGVKTGLYIALNGEGFLYTSELFTPECKFKESVFENYYVIYSSMLYRQQESGRAWFLGLNKEGQVMKGNRVKKTKPAAHFLPKPLEVAMYREPSLHDIGETVPKAGVTPSKSTSASAIMNGGKPVNKSKTT
- the FGF14 gene encoding fibroblast growth factor 14 isoform X4 yields the protein MCINMHKVAGRTRLKANQSSPGILHDPQLKGIVTRLYCRQGYYLQMHPDGSLDGTKDDSSNSTLFNLIPVGLRVVAIQGVKTGLYIALNGEGFLYTSELFTPECKFKESVFENYYVIYSSMLYRQQESGRAWFLGLNKEGQVMKGNRVKKTKPAAHFLPKPLEVAMYREPSLHDIGETVPKAGVTPSKSTSASAIMNGGKPVNKSKTT
- the FGF14 gene encoding fibroblast growth factor 14 isoform X3, with translation MIKLVPLFRRTGLNLLLCNHKDLFFLRVYKLLDCFSPKSMWFLWNIFSKGSHMLQCLCGKSLKKNKNQTALFNLIPVGLRVVAIQGVKTGLYIALNGEGFLYTSELFTPECKFKESVFENYYVIYSSMLYRQQESGRAWFLGLNKEGQVMKGNRVKKTKPAAHFLPKPLEVAMYREPSLHDIGETVPKAGVTPSKSTSASAIMNGGKPVNKSKTT